A stretch of the Planktothricoides raciborskii GIHE-MW2 genome encodes the following:
- a CDS encoding type II toxin-antitoxin system HicB family antitoxin encodes MNFYTVILRKSQEYWVSLCLENGLVGQGNSPEEAIDRLQEAIASMEEIYQSESDVYSGSISIQELHEFLTIEDQEEKTDVYELRKVYA; translated from the coding sequence ATGAATTTTTATACGGTTATTTTAAGAAAAAGCCAAGAATATTGGGTTTCATTATGTTTAGAGAATGGCTTAGTTGGGCAAGGCAATAGTCCAGAAGAGGCGATTGATCGACTTCAAGAAGCGATCGCCTCTATGGAAGAGATATATCAATCAGAAAGTGATGTTTATTCTGGATCTATATCAATTCAAGAACTCCATGAATTTTTAACCATAGAAGACCAAGAGGAAAAAACAGATGTTTATGAATTGAGGAAAGTGTATGCCTAA
- a CDS encoding type II toxin-antitoxin system VapC family toxin: MNYLLDTNIVSLAIKQNIQILQKILAVDAKEENIFISCITYFEIRRGFLAVNAPKQRARFEDFCQKYPIILLDDLAILEKAAEIHANLRLRGLPIQTEDILIAATAIVKDLIVVSNDTDLARVEGLNLENWVAL; the protein is encoded by the coding sequence ATGAATTATTTATTAGATACTAATATCGTGTCTTTGGCAATTAAGCAAAATATTCAAATTTTGCAAAAAATTTTAGCTGTTGATGCTAAAGAAGAAAATATTTTTATTAGCTGTATAACTTACTTTGAAATTAGGAGAGGATTTTTAGCTGTTAATGCTCCTAAACAACGGGCAAGATTTGAGGATTTTTGTCAAAAATATCCGATTATTCTTTTAGATGATTTGGCAATTTTAGAAAAAGCCGCCGAGATCCATGCTAATTTAAGATTAAGGGGTTTACCGATTCAAACTGAAGATATCTTAATTGCGGCGACTGCGATAGTCAAAGATTTAATTGTGGTTTCTAATGATACTGATTTAGCTAGGGTTGAGGGTTTGAATTTAGAGAATTGGGTAGCTTTATAA
- a CDS encoding MlaE family lipid ABC transporter permease subunit — translation MSQTNSNSPLGLWSKRLLAAILLGGQVITHLLFAKIHRRNTLEQMVSVGPDSLLIALLTAATVGMVFTIQVAREFLNFGAGSVVGGVLALSLSRELSPVLTAVILAGRVGSAFAAELGTMRVTEQIDALYILKTDPIDYLVIPRVIACCLMLPLLTIFCLVMGLLGGMGVAEIMYSIPPSVFMSSVQNFLAPWDLISAMVKAFVFGGLIGVIGCSWGLTTTGGAKGVGQSTTTAVVTSLLAIFIFNFFLSWLMFQGIGAGMNQAL, via the coding sequence TTGAGTCAAACAAATTCTAATTCCCCCCTTGGATTATGGTCAAAACGCTTACTGGCCGCCATCTTACTCGGAGGCCAAGTAATCACCCATTTGCTCTTTGCCAAAATTCACCGCCGCAACACCTTAGAGCAAATGGTCAGCGTTGGCCCGGATTCTCTTTTAATCGCCCTACTCACAGCGGCAACCGTGGGCATGGTGTTTACCATTCAAGTAGCCAGAGAGTTTCTCAACTTTGGGGCAGGCAGTGTCGTTGGCGGTGTTTTAGCCCTCTCTTTATCCAGAGAACTCTCCCCAGTGCTGACCGCTGTAATTTTAGCTGGGCGTGTCGGTTCAGCATTTGCGGCAGAACTTGGCACCATGCGCGTCACCGAGCAGATAGATGCCCTCTATATTCTGAAAACCGATCCGATTGATTATCTGGTAATTCCCAGGGTAATCGCCTGTTGTTTGATGTTGCCCTTGTTGACCATTTTCTGTTTGGTGATGGGACTACTTGGGGGCATGGGGGTGGCTGAGATTATGTACAGCATTCCGCCCAGTGTCTTTATGTCATCGGTGCAAAACTTCCTTGCCCCTTGGGATTTGATTAGCGCGATGGTGAAAGCCTTTGTGTTTGGTGGATTGATTGGGGTGATTGGCTGTAGCTGGGGTTTAACCACCACGGGTGGCGCTAAAGGGGTGGGACAATCAACGACCACAGCAGTTGTCACCTCTCTGTTGGCAATTTTTATTTTTAATTTCTTTTTATCCTGGTTGATGTTTCAGGGCATCGGTGCGGGAATGAATCAAGCCCTGTGA
- a CDS encoding PIN domain-containing protein, with amino-acid sequence MASTGAKWRANLRLRGLPIQAEDILIAATAIVKDLIVVSNNTDLARVKGLNLENWSDL; translated from the coding sequence GTGGCGTCAACTGGCGCCAAGTGGCGTGCTAATCTAAGATTAAGAGGTTTACCGATTCAAGCTGAAGATATTTTAATTGCGGCGACTGCGATAGTCAAAGATTTAATTGTGGTTTCTAATAATACTGATTTAGCCAGAGTTAAGGGGTTAAATTTAGAGAATTGGTCAGACTTATAA
- a CDS encoding phasin family protein codes for MAGFGDMVQKAFYLGVGLASLAGEKAGGTLGELRDQAQKLAAELVQRGEMSTEEARRFVEDVMQQGQKTASESPTAATNQNKEPRRIEIIEDDEEQPASKQPDNVDRLRQQVDALKDELRRLQNQ; via the coding sequence ATGGCTGGTTTTGGAGATATGGTTCAAAAAGCCTTTTACCTAGGTGTGGGGTTAGCTTCATTAGCTGGGGAAAAAGCCGGAGGAACGTTAGGGGAATTACGGGATCAAGCCCAAAAACTGGCGGCGGAATTAGTCCAACGGGGTGAAATGAGTACGGAAGAAGCCCGCCGGTTTGTGGAAGATGTGATGCAGCAGGGGCAAAAAACGGCCTCTGAGTCCCCGACGGCAGCCACAAATCAAAATAAAGAACCGCGACGGATTGAAATTATCGAAGATGACGAGGAACAACCAGCCTCGAAACAGCCGGATAATGTAGATCGGTTGCGGCAACAAGTAGACGCCTTAAAAGACGAACTACGTCGGCTACAGAATCAATAG
- a CDS encoding GNAT family protein: MFQNLQLRNAVAEIDREFYLKCFLSDKWSLPFDLNLHNPNLDKEQYINQKIYGQYPDVNRLMVYDLKTLSQIVFGNILIEDRQTKRCSLVGGVDPDLLAKGYGSVGLYFFLKYIFLEMKMNKVTCQVYSFNFPSFQLLASSGFQLEGILRQHAFNYITQEFVDVKIYSLLKNEFLDSRICQTFAKLNY, from the coding sequence ATGTTTCAAAATCTACAACTTAGAAACGCTGTAGCTGAAATAGATCGGGAATTTTATCTAAAGTGTTTTTTATCTGATAAGTGGTCATTACCATTTGACTTAAATTTACATAATCCTAATCTTGATAAAGAACAATATATAAATCAAAAAATTTATGGTCAATATCCAGATGTCAATCGTCTGATGGTTTATGATTTGAAAACTCTTAGCCAAATTGTTTTTGGTAATATTTTAATAGAAGATCGTCAAACAAAAAGATGTTCTTTAGTTGGAGGAGTCGATCCAGATTTACTAGCTAAAGGTTATGGATCGGTTGGACTTTACTTTTTTCTAAAATATATTTTTTTAGAAATGAAAATGAATAAAGTTACTTGTCAAGTTTATAGTTTTAACTTTCCGAGTTTTCAACTATTAGCAAGTTCTGGCTTTCAATTAGAAGGAATTTTAAGACAACACGCTTTTAATTATATTACACAAGAATTTGTAGATGTCAAAATTTATTCTTTGCTAAAAAATGAATTTCTTGATAGCCGTATTTGTCAAACATTCGCCAAATTAAATTACTAA
- a CDS encoding ATP-binding protein, which produces MNVTEILQFVDGLVYQHTGKHLDDVQRAVVKGSYEGDTYNEIGEKNHFNKSHVGEVGGDLWKLLSEALGEDIKKTNCRSVLERVYIQSCDNSLNVYNINGNNNVYPPQILDNNFQKNNTQKSEPHKKSISAYRDLILAPKVIKFSNRETELQTLYNWIFNQNTPLISVLGLSGIGKTSLVRRFIDLNLDSFEVIIWKNLELTPSLNQIIAEILTTVETPENLNNSPVCQLLTLLKEKRCLIIIDDVQHIFTPGQFAGQYQAESKDYQKFFTTIAETEHQSNIILISQEKCAEMQCLDDRLYPVKALELLGLDDINILDNTGLNNQDSWLKLIQLYQGNPTYLKDIARLIQDVYDGDAADFLAENSLVITQNMQFCFNNLFHRLSPIEQQIILEFSKLDRPMSREELKENLALSSVDFVKGLQSLQYRYIVTKIKSDKILFKLSPVFSEYVRNYCQD; this is translated from the coding sequence ATGAATGTAACGGAAATTTTACAATTTGTGGATGGCCTAGTTTATCAACACACCGGAAAACACCTCGATGATGTGCAGAGGGCTGTGGTTAAAGGATCTTATGAAGGAGACACCTATAATGAGATTGGCGAAAAGAATCATTTTAATAAAAGTCATGTTGGTGAAGTGGGGGGTGACTTATGGAAACTTTTGTCTGAAGCTTTAGGTGAGGATATAAAAAAAACTAATTGTCGCTCTGTATTAGAAAGAGTATATATTCAATCATGTGACAATTCTTTAAATGTTTATAATATTAATGGAAATAATAATGTATATCCTCCACAGATATTAGACAATAATTTTCAAAAAAATAATACTCAAAAAAGTGAGCCTCATAAGAAGTCAATATCAGCTTATCGCGATTTAATCTTAGCGCCTAAAGTAATCAAATTTTCTAACAGAGAAACTGAATTACAAACCCTTTATAACTGGATATTTAATCAAAATACTCCTTTAATCTCGGTTTTAGGATTATCAGGAATTGGCAAAACTTCTTTAGTGAGAAGATTTATTGATTTAAACTTAGATAGCTTTGAAGTCATTATTTGGAAAAATCTTGAATTAACTCCCTCCTTAAATCAAATTATCGCCGAAATATTAACCACAGTTGAAACTCCAGAAAATTTAAATAATTCGCCGGTTTGCCAGTTATTAACTTTATTAAAAGAAAAGCGATGTTTAATCATTATTGATGATGTGCAGCATATCTTTACTCCGGGACAATTTGCTGGACAATATCAAGCTGAATCTAAAGATTATCAAAAGTTTTTCACAACGATCGCTGAAACAGAGCATCAAAGTAATATTATATTAATCAGTCAAGAAAAATGTGCTGAGATGCAATGTTTAGACGATCGCCTATATCCCGTTAAAGCTTTAGAATTATTAGGTTTAGATGACATTAATATTTTAGACAATACAGGTTTAAATAATCAAGATAGTTGGTTAAAATTAATTCAGCTTTATCAAGGTAATCCCACTTACTTAAAAGATATTGCCAGGTTAATTCAAGATGTTTATGATGGTGATGCAGCAGATTTTTTGGCAGAAAATAGCTTGGTTATTACTCAAAATATGCAATTTTGTTTTAATAATTTATTTCACAGATTGTCACCAATAGAACAGCAAATAATTTTAGAGTTCAGTAAATTAGATCGACCTATGTCGAGAGAAGAGTTAAAAGAAAATTTAGCTTTGTCTTCAGTGGATTTTGTTAAGGGTTTACAATCTTTACAATACAGATATATAGTTACAAAAATTAAGTCAGATAAAATTTTGTTTAAATTGTCTCCAGTATTTAGTGAATATGTGAGAAATTATTGCCAAGATTGA
- a CDS encoding PIN domain-containing protein has protein sequence MFLLAIKNNISINQKIRELKAQRKSIFMSCITYFEIRRGFLAVDAPKQRARFEDFCHRYPIILLDDLAILEKAAEIHANLRLRGLPIQTEDILIAATAIIKDLIVVSNDTDLARVEGLNLENWVDL, from the coding sequence TTGTTTCTTTTAGCTATTAAGAATAATATCTCAATTAATCAAAAAATTAGAGAACTTAAAGCTCAAAGAAAAAGCATCTTTATGAGTTGCATAACTTATTTTGAAATTAGGAGAGGATTTTTAGCTGTTGATGCTCCTAAACAACGGGCAAGATTTGAGGATTTTTGTCACAGATATCCGATTATTCTTTTAGATGATTTGGCAATATTAGAAAAAGCTGCTGAAATCCATGCTAACCTGAGATTAAGGGGTTTACCGATTCAAACTGAGGATATTTTAATTGCGGCGACTGCGATAATTAAAGATTTAATTGTGGTTTCTAATGATACTGACTTAGCTAGGGTTGAGGGTTTGAATTTAGAGAATTGGGTGGATTTATAA
- a CDS encoding putative sulfate/molybdate transporter, producing the protein MFGKFGKKVQFNRHEIAGSFGDIGTDLPLIVGMIQAVNLNSASVFIIFGISQMFAGFFYGLPMPMQPLKAMAVLVITQKVPGEILFGAGLAIGIFMLILTLSGGLNLLARLIPLCVVRGLQFGLGLSLASLALKTYIPSAGIPGYIIAALGFLILITTPKSSRIPAGIAVILLGLLYAGLFSLNFQEIGSNIGLAIPEFYQPKWSDILTGFVILALPQIPLSISNSLIATEQTVKDLFPEQRVSIRRIGLTYAIANVIAPFFGGIPVCHGCGGLAGHYALGARTGGSVILYGSMYLIIGLFFSPVFGEVVQVFPQPILGVILLFESLTLLLLIADQAAERSKFIIALIVGLFALLVPQGYILGMIIGTGLYYLSNRLTFFTQM; encoded by the coding sequence ATGTTTGGTAAATTTGGTAAAAAAGTTCAATTTAATCGCCATGAAATCGCGGGCAGTTTCGGGGATATCGGTACTGACTTACCCTTAATTGTCGGCATGATTCAAGCCGTTAATTTAAACAGTGCCAGTGTCTTTATTATCTTTGGTATTTCTCAGATGTTCGCCGGGTTTTTCTATGGCTTACCCATGCCCATGCAGCCCCTGAAAGCGATGGCAGTATTAGTGATTACCCAAAAAGTACCTGGGGAAATTTTGTTTGGTGCCGGTTTAGCTATTGGCATTTTTATGCTGATACTTACCCTCAGTGGGGGTCTGAATTTACTGGCTCGGTTGATTCCGTTATGTGTGGTTCGAGGGCTTCAATTTGGCTTAGGACTTTCCTTAGCATCCCTAGCTCTCAAAACTTATATTCCCTCAGCAGGAATTCCCGGCTATATAATCGCCGCTTTAGGATTTTTAATTCTGATTACTACCCCAAAATCTAGTCGGATTCCCGCTGGGATTGCGGTGATTTTATTGGGATTACTATATGCGGGATTGTTTAGTTTAAACTTTCAGGAGATCGGGTCAAATATTGGGTTAGCAATTCCCGAATTTTATCAGCCGAAATGGTCAGATATTTTGACTGGTTTTGTGATTTTAGCGTTACCACAAATTCCTTTGTCAATTTCCAATTCTTTGATTGCGACGGAGCAGACGGTAAAAGATTTGTTTCCAGAGCAAAGGGTTTCCATTAGACGAATTGGTCTGACTTATGCGATCGCGAATGTAATTGCACCTTTTTTTGGCGGAATTCCGGTGTGTCATGGGTGTGGCGGTTTAGCGGGTCATTATGCCCTCGGTGCCCGCACGGGGGGTTCCGTTATTTTATATGGTTCAATGTATTTGATTATTGGCTTATTTTTTAGCCCAGTTTTTGGCGAAGTTGTGCAAGTTTTCCCCCAGCCAATTTTGGGAGTAATTCTTTTATTTGAATCTTTAACCTTGCTGTTATTGATTGCTGACCAAGCTGCGGAACGAAGCAAGTTTATAATTGCCTTAATTGTGGGGCTTTTTGCTTTGTTAGTGCCTCAAGGTTATATCCTGGGAATGATTATTGGTACAGGACTTTATTATTTATCCAACCGATTAACTTTTTTTACGCAAATGTAG
- a CDS encoding MvdC/MvdD family ATP grasp protein, producing MSKQIILIVTSKEDSHADLVIYKLNHRNLQDRVIRLNTEDLWSNTEITSNGSDFDVKIVDSQRIFNSQDVLSVWFRRPKDIEVSHLEEGSQAFIKSQCNALLRGLYFCTHDTAMWVNPLPSLHRARIKLQQLQLAKKLGIKIPKTLVTNNPQEVLNFFEKNPKVCTKSLDEPSFEIDGHIFPFYTRLIDINEVKDNIEGIKICPTLFQEYIEKTYELRINVIGDRIFALAIYSQDNELSRIDFRGLSPANMKQELVEIPDILKKQIFQFVNHQGLVFSAMDFIVTPNNEYIFLENNCNGQWQWVDEVANGKLSEAMIDLLLISKVK from the coding sequence ATGTCAAAACAAATAATTTTAATTGTAACTTCTAAAGAAGATTCTCATGCGGATTTAGTGATTTATAAACTTAATCACCGTAATTTACAAGATAGAGTCATCAGATTAAATACAGAAGATTTGTGGTCAAACACAGAAATAACAAGTAATGGTTCTGATTTTGATGTTAAAATTGTTGATTCTCAACGTATTTTTAACAGTCAAGATGTTTTAAGTGTCTGGTTTAGAAGACCAAAAGATATAGAAGTTTCTCATTTGGAAGAAGGAAGTCAAGCCTTTATTAAATCTCAATGTAATGCTCTTTTAAGAGGACTTTATTTTTGTACTCATGATACAGCAATGTGGGTTAATCCTTTACCTTCTCTCCATCGAGCTAGAATTAAATTACAACAACTACAATTAGCTAAAAAATTAGGTATAAAAATCCCGAAAACTTTAGTGACAAATAATCCTCAAGAAGTGCTTAATTTTTTTGAAAAAAATCCAAAAGTTTGCACAAAAAGTTTAGATGAGCCTAGTTTTGAAATTGATGGACATATTTTTCCTTTTTATACTCGTCTTATTGATATTAATGAAGTTAAAGACAATATAGAAGGAATAAAAATTTGTCCTACTTTATTTCAAGAATATATAGAAAAAACTTATGAGTTAAGAATTAATGTTATTGGCGATCGCATTTTTGCTTTAGCAATATATTCTCAAGATAACGAGCTTTCTCGGATTGACTTTAGGGGGTTATCACCAGCAAACATGAAACAAGAATTAGTAGAAATTCCTGATATTTTAAAAAAACAAATTTTTCAATTTGTTAACCATCAAGGCTTAGTTTTTTCAGCAATGGATTTTATTGTTACTCCTAATAATGAATATATTTTCCTAGAAAATAATTGTAATGGTCAATGGCAATGGGTGGATGAAGTTGCTAACGGAAAACTAAGTGAAGCAATGATTGATTTATTGTTAATATCAAAAGTCAAATAA
- a CDS encoding GH116 family glycosyl hydrolase, giving the protein MTRPDIPAYTWNRPIGLGWDNPYTVRYASNLDDGPWHGMPLGGFGAGCIGRSPRGDFNLWHLDGGEHTYQTLPACQFSVFEEANGRRQAYAMSTQPPEDGSLSAWKWYPPSTPEKTTGTYHALYPRSWFVYENVFQAELTCEQFSPILPGNYQQTSYPVAIFEWTAHNPTDQPITVSIMLTWENIVGWFTNVLKNPEVKVRDDGSPVYEYQPRWGESSGNINTLVEDFHRLGCSMTGTISSPEPQEGEGSLAIATMTNAAVEVYYHTRWNPTSNGADIWNYFAKDGFLLDQEDERPAAPGERTAVALAVKFTLRPGKTRKIPFILAWDLPVTEFAAGVCQYRRYTDFFGRNGQGVWSMIRATLKDYDLWRNQIETWQQSVLDRQDLPSWLKMALFNELYILTQGGTLWSPADEENPQGRFAVLECLDYRWYESLDVRLYGSFALLMLWPELDKSVLRAFAHAIPTSDDTVRIIGYNQAQAVRGITGATPHDLGAPNEHPWQKSNYTSYQDCNLWKDLPCDFVLQVYRDFLLTGADDYEFLCECWPSIVQTLAYLKTFDRDDDGIPENSGAPDQTFDDWRMQGVSAYCGGLWLAALEAAIAIGKTLIDHPPIDGIYDWSIPDPEAVTSTIETYYNWLEKAQPIYQEKLWNGQYYRLDSESGSEVVMADQLCGQFYARLLGLPDIVPCDRAESALKTVYDACFRKFQNGEFGMANGVMLDGYPENPKATHPLEVWTGINFGLAAFMLQMGMKNEAFEITKAVVNQVYENGLQFRTPEAVTANQTFRASHYLRAMAIWGIYGILTDFKPSAKN; this is encoded by the coding sequence ATGACGCGCCCAGATATCCCTGCTTATACTTGGAATCGTCCCATTGGTCTTGGTTGGGACAACCCCTACACTGTCCGCTATGCCAGCAATTTAGACGATGGCCCTTGGCATGGTATGCCCTTGGGAGGATTTGGGGCTGGTTGCATTGGCCGATCGCCTCGCGGTGACTTTAATCTCTGGCACCTAGACGGGGGCGAACATACTTATCAAACCTTGCCCGCTTGTCAATTTAGCGTCTTTGAAGAAGCCAACGGACGGCGGCAAGCTTACGCCATGTCCACGCAACCGCCAGAAGATGGCAGCCTTTCCGCCTGGAAATGGTATCCCCCATCAACCCCAGAGAAAACCACCGGGACTTATCACGCTTTATATCCCCGCAGTTGGTTTGTCTATGAAAATGTGTTTCAAGCGGAACTAACTTGCGAGCAGTTTTCGCCAATTTTGCCGGGAAATTACCAGCAAACCAGTTATCCCGTAGCGATTTTTGAATGGACAGCCCATAACCCCACGGACCAACCCATCACCGTGAGTATTATGCTCACTTGGGAAAATATTGTCGGTTGGTTTACCAATGTGTTGAAAAATCCCGAAGTGAAAGTGCGGGATGATGGATCGCCGGTTTATGAATATCAACCCCGCTGGGGAGAAAGTAGCGGCAATATCAATACTTTAGTAGAAGATTTCCATCGGCTTGGCTGTTCCATGACCGGAACCATCAGCAGTCCCGAACCCCAAGAAGGAGAAGGAAGTTTAGCGATCGCCACCATGACCAATGCAGCGGTCGAAGTTTACTACCACACCCGATGGAATCCTACCAGCAATGGTGCCGATATTTGGAACTACTTCGCCAAAGACGGCTTTCTCCTCGACCAAGAAGACGAAAGACCTGCTGCACCGGGAGAACGGACAGCCGTAGCTTTGGCGGTCAAATTTACCCTCAGACCGGGCAAAACCCGGAAAATTCCCTTTATTCTGGCTTGGGACTTGCCCGTGACGGAATTTGCCGCTGGGGTTTGCCAATACCGCCGTTATACCGACTTTTTTGGTCGCAACGGGCAAGGAGTCTGGTCAATGATTCGGGCGACCCTGAAAGACTATGACTTATGGCGCAATCAAATTGAAACCTGGCAGCAGTCGGTATTAGATCGACAAGATTTGCCCAGTTGGTTGAAAATGGCCTTATTTAACGAGCTCTACATTCTCACCCAAGGGGGCACCCTCTGGTCGCCAGCGGATGAAGAAAACCCCCAGGGACGGTTTGCGGTGCTGGAATGTCTTGATTATCGCTGGTATGAAAGCCTGGATGTCCGACTGTATGGGTCTTTTGCCCTACTGATGCTATGGCCGGAATTGGATAAATCGGTGTTGCGGGCTTTTGCCCATGCCATCCCCACCAGTGATGATACGGTGCGGATTATTGGCTATAACCAAGCCCAAGCAGTACGCGGCATTACCGGGGCAACCCCTCACGATTTGGGGGCACCGAATGAGCATCCTTGGCAAAAAAGCAATTACACCAGTTATCAAGACTGTAATTTATGGAAAGATTTGCCCTGTGATTTTGTGTTGCAGGTTTATCGGGATTTTCTGCTGACTGGGGCCGATGATTATGAGTTTTTATGCGAATGTTGGCCTTCCATTGTGCAAACCTTGGCTTATCTGAAAACTTTCGATCGCGATGATGATGGGATTCCCGAAAATAGTGGGGCCCCTGACCAGACTTTTGATGATTGGCGGATGCAAGGGGTGAGCGCTTATTGTGGGGGCTTATGGTTGGCAGCTTTGGAAGCAGCGATCGCGATCGGTAAAACCCTAATCGATCACCCACCGATTGACGGCATTTATGATTGGTCAATTCCCGATCCAGAAGCAGTTACATCCACCATAGAAACTTATTATAATTGGTTAGAAAAAGCCCAACCAATCTATCAAGAAAAACTCTGGAATGGGCAATATTATCGCCTGGATAGTGAAAGCGGTTCTGAGGTGGTGATGGCTGACCAATTATGCGGTCAATTTTATGCCCGTTTATTGGGATTACCAGATATTGTGCCGTGCGATCGCGCCGAATCTGCCTTAAAAACCGTCTATGATGCTTGCTTCCGAAAATTCCAAAACGGTGAATTTGGTATGGCCAATGGGGTAATGCTAGATGGTTACCCGGAAAACCCCAAAGCCACTCATCCCCTAGAAGTTTGGACAGGAATTAACTTTGGATTAGCCGCATTCATGTTACAAATGGGCATGAAAAATGAGGCTTTTGAGATTACCAAAGCGGTGGTAAATCAAGTATATGAAAATGGCCTGCAATTCCGCACTCCCGAAGCGGTGACGGCGAATCAAACATTCCGGGCAAGTCATTATCTTCGGGCGATGGCAATTTGGGGAATCTATGGTATTTTAACAGACTTTAAACCATCGGCAAAGAATTGA
- a CDS encoding ABC transporter substrate-binding protein: MTKFSRRQFILTAGAATAASLLAHGCSSAPTNTSTSTSTTVPAVNVNPADAPEVTAAKLGFIALTDSAPLIIAKEKGLFDKYGMKDVEVVKQASWPVTRDNLEIGSQGGGIDGAHILTPMPYFMSLGQTKNKQPVPMYILARLNTNGQGISVANAYKDLKISLDSKGLKNAFAQAKSGGKTDFNVAMTFPGGTHDLWMRYWLAAGGIVPEQDVSVVPIPPPQMVANMRTGNMEAFCVGEPWNAQLVNQGIGYTALVTGELWQDHPEKALAMRSDWVDKHPKAAKAILMAVQEAQQWCEKPENKEEMCQIVSQAKWFKVPATDIIERSKGNIDYGDGRPLVTNSPLRMKFWADNASYPYKSHDLWFLTENIRWGNIPADTNIKEIVDKVNREDLWREAAKTLGVAAAEIPTSTSRGIETFFDGVKFDPDKPEEYLKSLAIKKV, encoded by the coding sequence ATGACGAAATTTTCCCGACGCCAATTCATTCTCACCGCCGGAGCAGCGACAGCAGCCAGCCTACTGGCTCACGGCTGTAGTTCCGCTCCGACCAACACCAGCACGAGCACATCTACCACCGTGCCAGCAGTCAACGTCAACCCTGCTGATGCCCCAGAAGTCACCGCAGCCAAGTTAGGATTTATCGCTCTGACCGATTCTGCACCCCTGATTATTGCCAAAGAAAAAGGCTTATTTGACAAATACGGCATGAAAGATGTCGAAGTAGTCAAACAAGCTTCATGGCCAGTGACACGAGATAACTTAGAAATCGGTTCCCAAGGTGGCGGTATTGATGGGGCGCATATTCTCACCCCGATGCCGTACTTCATGTCTTTGGGCCAAACCAAGAACAAGCAACCCGTGCCGATGTACATTTTAGCGCGGTTGAATACCAACGGGCAGGGGATTTCTGTTGCCAATGCCTATAAAGACTTAAAAATTAGTCTGGATAGCAAGGGGCTGAAAAATGCTTTCGCCCAAGCCAAGTCAGGGGGCAAAACTGATTTTAACGTAGCCATGACCTTTCCCGGCGGCACTCACGACCTGTGGATGCGCTATTGGCTGGCAGCGGGCGGCATTGTTCCCGAACAAGATGTTTCCGTTGTTCCTATCCCTCCGCCCCAGATGGTTGCCAATATGAGAACCGGCAATATGGAAGCCTTCTGTGTGGGCGAACCCTGGAACGCCCAACTGGTCAATCAAGGCATCGGCTATACCGCTTTAGTAACCGGAGAACTTTGGCAAGACCACCCAGAAAAAGCTTTGGCGATGCGATCGGATTGGGTTGACAAACATCCCAAAGCAGCCAAAGCAATCTTAATGGCGGTTCAAGAAGCCCAACAGTGGTGTGAAAAGCCGGAAAATAAAGAGGAAATGTGCCAAATCGTTTCTCAGGCGAAGTGGTTCAAAGTACCAGCCACAGATATTATCGAGCGCTCCAAAGGCAATATCGACTACGGCGACGGGCGTCCCCTTGTCACCAACAGCCCTCTGCGGATGAAATTTTGGGCTGATAATGCTTCCTATCCCTACAAGAGCCACGATTTGTGGTTCTTAACTGAAAATATTCGCTGGGGCAACATTCCTGCGGACACGAATATTAAGGAAATCGTTGACAAAGTAAATCGCGAAGATTTGTGGCGAGAAGCGGCCAAAACTCTCGGTGTTGCCGCCGCCGAAATTCCCACCAGCACATCTCGCGGCATTGAAACTTTCTTTGATGGGGTCAAATTTGACCCTGACAAACCAGAGGAATACTTAAAGAGCCTAGCGATTAAGAAAGTTTAG
- a CDS encoding type II toxin-antitoxin system HicA family toxin → MPKNIPALKPKQLIKILEKAGCEFYREGKGDHSLYIREFQDLKRIVPIDMGAKEMSPAYVLRIFRQFGFTDEEIEIFIK, encoded by the coding sequence ATGCCTAAAAATATACCTGCCCTCAAACCCAAACAACTGATTAAAATTTTGGAAAAAGCCGGTTGTGAATTTTATCGAGAAGGAAAAGGAGACCATTCTTTATACATTCGAGAGTTTCAAGACCTAAAAAGAATTGTGCCGATTGATATGGGGGCAAAAGAAATGTCTCCTGCTTATGTTTTAAGAATTTTTAGACAATTTGGTTTCACCGATGAGGAAATTGAAATTTTCATTAAATAA